The following proteins come from a genomic window of Alkalibaculum bacchi:
- a CDS encoding ABC transporter substrate-binding protein: MKKITKRISILLITASILFSVACSNGEQEKSDSKENVTVGIVQYMDHIALDASKDGFIDALKDNGYKDGENMTIDLQNAQGDQSNLGSISDRFVSNKVDLVLAIATPAAQAIAGKTTEIPILATAVTDFESARLVDSNDTPGGNVTGTSDMNPIKEQIDLLIDLVPEAKTVGVLYTSSEDNSILQANMAKEAIEAAGLKYEEVTVTNSNDVQQATQAIVDKCDAIYIPTDNVFSSAMPVVSGITTKSKTPVICGEEAMLQNGGLATLGISYYDLGYQTGQMAVKVLKGEAEAASMPVEKSTQFNFAINGEIAEEIGIKIPEDLQKYIINSNFAHHKWHKSIAT, encoded by the coding sequence ATGAAAAAGATAACGAAAAGAATTTCAATTCTGTTAATCACGGCATCTATCCTATTTAGTGTTGCTTGCTCTAATGGAGAGCAAGAAAAATCGGATTCAAAAGAAAATGTAACAGTGGGGATTGTTCAGTACATGGATCATATTGCTTTAGATGCTTCAAAGGATGGATTTATTGATGCATTAAAGGATAATGGCTATAAGGATGGAGAAAATATGACCATTGACCTGCAAAATGCCCAAGGGGATCAAAGTAATTTAGGAAGTATTAGTGACCGCTTTGTAAGCAATAAGGTAGATTTGGTATTAGCTATTGCTACGCCAGCAGCTCAAGCCATCGCAGGTAAGACTACAGAGATTCCAATACTCGCTACTGCAGTAACGGATTTTGAATCAGCTAGATTAGTCGATTCAAATGATACACCAGGAGGAAATGTAACAGGAACCTCAGATATGAATCCTATAAAAGAACAAATTGATCTTTTGATCGATCTTGTACCTGAGGCAAAAACCGTAGGTGTTTTATATACTTCTAGTGAAGACAATTCTATTTTACAAGCTAATATGGCAAAAGAAGCTATTGAAGCAGCAGGTCTTAAATATGAGGAAGTAACAGTAACCAATTCTAATGATGTACAACAAGCTACTCAGGCTATAGTAGATAAATGCGATGCGATCTATATTCCTACAGATAATGTTTTCTCTTCTGCAATGCCTGTAGTTAGTGGAATCACTACGAAGTCAAAGACTCCTGTTATTTGTGGTGAAGAAGCTATGCTTCAAAATGGAGGATTAGCGACATTAGGAATCAGTTACTATGATTTGGGATACCAAACAGGACAAATGGCCGTTAAAGTCTTAAAAGGGGAAGCAGAGGCTGCTAGTATGCCTGTTGAAAAATCAACACAGTTTAATTTTGCTATAAATGGTGAAATTGCAGAAGAAATAGGTATAAAAATTCCTGAAGATTTGCAAAAATATATTATTAACTCAAACTTCGCACATCATAAATGGCATAAATCCATTGCAACATAA
- a CDS encoding citrate synthase, translating into MDWKNKIDDLSKLCRENSQIDSSLYKRYDVQKGLRDKNGVGVLAGLTNISSIEAYKYENDQKIPCEGKLLYRGYNIIDLVNGYLKDNQFGFEETAYLLLFGNLPNNKQITDFKELLASSRSLPTNFVRDVIMKAPSKDIMNSLAKGVLTLSSYDEHASDVSIQTVLGQCMMLTSVFPMLAVYSYHAYNHYDRDKSMYIHRPDPNLSTAENILRMLRPDMKYTELEAKVLDLALVLHMEHGGGNNSTFTTHVVSSSGTDTYSSIAAALCSLKGPKHGGANIKVVEMMEDLKQHVTRYEDEEEVGAYLERLVDKEAFDRKGLIYGIGHAIYSLSDPRATIFKTFVEQLSEEKGNHEEFALYSMIERLAPKIIEKKRNMYKGVSANVDFYSGFVYSMLGIPLELFTPIFAIARVVGWSAHRIEELINVDKIIRPAYKSVSEEKNYIPMCER; encoded by the coding sequence ATGGATTGGAAAAACAAAATCGATGATCTATCAAAATTATGCAGAGAAAATAGTCAAATAGATTCTTCTCTATATAAAAGGTATGATGTACAAAAAGGATTAAGAGATAAAAATGGTGTCGGTGTATTAGCAGGACTTACGAATATTTCAAGTATAGAAGCGTATAAATACGAGAATGATCAAAAAATTCCCTGTGAAGGAAAGCTACTCTATAGGGGATATAATATTATCGATTTAGTAAATGGTTATTTAAAAGATAATCAGTTTGGCTTCGAGGAGACAGCTTATTTATTGTTATTTGGTAATTTACCTAATAATAAGCAAATTACTGATTTTAAGGAACTATTAGCAAGTAGTAGATCATTGCCAACAAATTTTGTAAGAGACGTAATTATGAAGGCTCCAAGTAAAGATATTATGAATTCATTGGCAAAAGGTGTTCTGACACTTTCATCTTACGACGAACATGCTTCAGATGTATCTATTCAAACTGTTTTAGGGCAATGTATGATGTTGACAAGTGTCTTTCCAATGTTAGCTGTGTATAGTTATCATGCCTATAATCACTACGACCGAGATAAGAGCATGTACATTCATAGGCCAGATCCTAACTTATCTACAGCAGAAAATATACTGCGTATGCTTAGACCTGATATGAAGTATACCGAGCTTGAAGCAAAAGTCCTAGATTTAGCCTTAGTCCTTCATATGGAACACGGTGGAGGAAATAATTCTACATTCACTACTCATGTAGTGTCTTCTTCTGGAACAGATACTTATTCCTCTATTGCAGCAGCTCTTTGTTCTTTAAAAGGGCCAAAACATGGCGGGGCAAATATAAAAGTAGTTGAAATGATGGAAGACCTAAAACAACACGTTACTCGTTACGAGGACGAAGAGGAAGTAGGAGCTTATCTAGAAAGATTAGTAGATAAAGAAGCATTTGACAGAAAAGGGCTTATTTATGGTATCGGTCATGCAATTTACTCTTTATCTGATCCAAGAGCTACAATATTTAAAACCTTTGTAGAACAGTTGTCTGAAGAAAAAGGAAATCACGAGGAATTTGCTTTATATTCTATGATTGAGAGATTAGCTCCAAAAATAATAGAGAAAAAAAGAAATATGTACAAAGGTGTAAGTGCTAATGTGGACTTTTATAGCGGTTTTGTATATAGTATGTTAGGCATTCCATTAGAATTATTTACTCCTATATTTGCCATAGCTAGAGTTGTAGGCTGGAGTGCTCATCGCATTGAAGAGTTAATTAATGTAGATAAAATAATTCGACCCGCTTATAAAAGCGTATCAGAAGAAAAAAACTATATTCCTATGTGTGAGAGATAG
- a CDS encoding MarR family winged helix-turn-helix transcriptional regulator, with the protein MKNITDDIMSHHTAGEKFIISAIEVKKIYENMYSGFMEEYDLTQNEIDVLLFLWKNEKYDTARDIAEYHHLSRSLISKSVDGLSRKGLLCIVQDRQDRRFIHLKLSSDAKEITNKLFKIEEKFYKSLQKDISQDELKVFLSVLRKIRKNIRKEADQID; encoded by the coding sequence ATGAAAAATATAACAGATGATATTATGAGTCACCATACTGCTGGAGAAAAGTTCATTATTTCAGCTATTGAAGTAAAAAAAATATATGAGAATATGTATTCTGGTTTTATGGAAGAATATGACTTAACGCAAAATGAGATCGATGTGCTTCTATTTTTATGGAAAAATGAAAAGTATGATACGGCTAGAGATATTGCAGAATATCATCACCTATCTAGATCATTAATAAGCAAATCTGTAGATGGTTTATCAAGAAAAGGGTTACTTTGTATTGTACAAGATAGACAAGATCGTCGTTTTATACATTTAAAATTATCGTCAGATGCTAAAGAAATTACAAACAAATTATTTAAAATCGAAGAAAAATTTTATAAGTCATTACAAAAGGATATAAGCCAAGACGAATTAAAGGTTTTTCTTTCCGTACTTCGCAAGATACGGAAGAATATTAGAAAGGAAGCTGATCAGATTGATTGA
- a CDS encoding SDR family NAD(P)-dependent oxidoreductase, with amino-acid sequence MKLKNKVAIVTGSTSGMGRATAVLFAREGAKVVISGRNEERAKEVVNQIKSEGFEAMYVLIDTSKIDDMKVLFDKTMETYGTVDILFNNAGALSTKPVPEVSLEEWNSVFNVNVTSSLYLTQLVAPVMKEKGKGVIINTSSVAGFGAHHGSVAYVSSKHAMNGLTKSMAWELGPEIRVNAIAPGLIHTKMVDDFGGLGILEGMIQGSPLKRHGVPEDIANVALFLATDDSSFIDGQVIKVDGGVEI; translated from the coding sequence ATGAAATTAAAAAATAAAGTTGCTATTGTAACAGGATCTACATCTGGAATGGGAAGGGCTACAGCTGTATTATTTGCTCGAGAAGGGGCTAAAGTAGTCATTTCTGGTAGAAATGAAGAGAGAGCAAAAGAAGTCGTAAACCAAATCAAAAGCGAAGGTTTTGAGGCTATGTATGTTCTTATAGATACATCAAAGATTGATGACATGAAAGTCCTATTTGACAAGACCATGGAAACATACGGAACAGTAGATATTCTATTTAATAATGCAGGAGCACTTAGTACAAAACCTGTGCCAGAAGTTTCTCTTGAAGAATGGAATAGTGTATTCAATGTAAACGTAACATCTTCGTTATACTTAACACAATTAGTCGCACCTGTTATGAAGGAAAAAGGCAAAGGTGTTATCATCAATACATCTTCTGTAGCAGGTTTTGGCGCTCATCATGGTTCTGTAGCTTACGTATCTTCAAAACACGCTATGAATGGTCTTACAAAATCTATGGCATGGGAACTAGGTCCTGAAATTCGAGTAAACGCGATTGCACCAGGTTTAATACATACAAAAATGGTCGATGACTTTGGAGGTCTTGGAATCTTAGAAGGAATGATCCAAGGTAGTCCTCTAAAAAGACATGGTGTACCTGAAGATATTGCCAATGTAGCATTATTCTTAGCAACAGACGACTCTTCTTTTATAGATGGTCAAGTTATCAAAGTGGACGGTGGCGTAGAGATATAA
- the abc-f gene encoding ribosomal protection-like ABC-F family protein, translating to MLLIEGNGIKKYYGDRLIFNLDNLKIYAEDRIGIVGRNGVGKTTLMNILSGRIQPDEGLVKCHGSISYISQLEEPICKETTQEIASTFKIRAIWSEHMSGGEKTRFKIADALTNNSSILFADEPTSNVDMDGITLIEEMFQGYKGALLLVSHDRNFLDTLCNKILEIENGMIKVYSGNYSDYKDQKIQQRQRAELEYNEYIKEKKRLEGVVHQTKDKVKSIKRAPKRMGSSEARLHKMGGQKAKTNLERMAKNVEKRIEHLEVKEKPKELPGIKLNMLEGDRLYSKIIVEGENLNKSFGKKKLFKSARFHIKNGSKVALIGPNGCGKSTLIKMITENDESIKIAQGAKLGYFNQDLNILNANRTILENVMEESIYPEHLARTLLASLLFKEDDVHKKIHVLSGGERVKVSFAMILLQDINLLVLDEPTNYMDIDGLEAIEGALKNYEQTILFVSHDRHFVDEVADHVLAIENQKIIMFTGNYSEYLNSKDKDQCKQDEEVQMRKIILKNRLSEVISKLSMPSKEDDVAQLDIEYYQILGELKMLPK from the coding sequence ATGTTGTTAATAGAGGGTAATGGAATAAAAAAATATTATGGAGATCGATTGATATTCAATCTAGACAATTTAAAAATATATGCAGAAGACAGGATAGGAATTGTAGGAAGAAATGGCGTAGGGAAGACAACTTTAATGAATATTTTGAGTGGGCGAATTCAGCCAGATGAAGGTTTGGTGAAATGTCATGGAAGTATTTCTTATATATCACAGCTAGAGGAACCAATATGTAAAGAAACAACTCAAGAAATAGCTTCTACATTTAAAATCAGAGCTATTTGGAGTGAGCATATGAGCGGTGGAGAAAAGACTCGATTTAAGATTGCAGATGCTTTGACAAATAACAGTTCAATATTATTTGCCGATGAACCAACTAGTAATGTAGATATGGATGGCATTACACTTATAGAGGAAATGTTTCAAGGGTACAAAGGAGCTTTACTTCTGGTTTCTCATGATCGAAATTTCTTAGATACACTGTGCAATAAAATTCTGGAAATAGAAAATGGCATGATAAAAGTATATAGTGGCAATTATTCAGATTATAAAGATCAAAAGATCCAACAAAGACAGAGAGCAGAGCTTGAGTATAATGAATATATAAAAGAGAAAAAACGTCTTGAAGGTGTCGTACATCAAACAAAGGATAAAGTGAAAAGCATTAAAAGAGCACCTAAAAGGATGGGGAGTTCTGAGGCTAGGCTTCATAAGATGGGTGGACAAAAGGCAAAAACAAATCTTGAAAGAATGGCTAAAAATGTGGAAAAGAGAATCGAACACCTTGAAGTGAAGGAAAAGCCTAAAGAACTACCTGGCATAAAATTAAATATGCTTGAAGGGGATAGACTCTATAGCAAGATAATAGTAGAAGGAGAAAATCTCAATAAATCATTTGGTAAAAAGAAGCTCTTTAAAAGCGCAAGATTTCATATAAAGAATGGATCAAAAGTAGCTCTCATAGGACCTAATGGATGTGGAAAGAGCACATTAATAAAAATGATTACGGAAAATGATGAATCTATTAAAATTGCTCAAGGTGCTAAACTCGGGTATTTTAATCAGGATTTAAATATATTAAATGCGAATCGAACTATTTTAGAAAATGTTATGGAAGAAAGCATTTATCCCGAACATTTAGCAAGAACATTATTGGCTAGTTTACTTTTTAAAGAAGACGATGTGCATAAAAAGATTCACGTCTTAAGTGGTGGAGAGCGGGTAAAGGTCTCTTTTGCCATGATTTTGTTGCAGGATATTAACCTACTTGTATTAGATGAGCCTACTAATTATATGGATATAGATGGTTTAGAGGCAATAGAGGGCGCCCTTAAAAACTATGAACAAACCATACTATTTGTTTCTCATGATCGACATTTTGTAGATGAAGTAGCAGATCACGTTCTTGCTATTGAGAACCAAAAAATTATTATGTTTACGGGGAATTATTCGGAGTATTTAAATAGTAAGGATAAAGATCAATGTAAACAAGATGAAGAAGTCCAAATGCGAAAAATAATTCTAAAGAATCGTCTTTCTGAAGTAATCAGCAAATTATCTATGCCCTCAAAAGAAGACGATGTAGCTCAATTAGATATAGAATATTATCAGATATTAGGTGAGCTAAAAATGCTACCAAAATAA